A section of the Triticum dicoccoides isolate Atlit2015 ecotype Zavitan chromosome 7A, WEW_v2.0, whole genome shotgun sequence genome encodes:
- the LOC119330635 gene encoding late embryogenesis abundant protein 6-like, protein MQAAKEKVKDGVSAVKAKTKITQAKASEKAEAATARSHAERELAHERGKAKVAAAKMELHQDKALHREEAMEHRIHKHGGGGGRHHHKHGVGIVAAPPPVAGAYHPPPAAGGHYY, encoded by the coding sequence ATGCAGGCGGCGAAGGAGAAGGTGAAGGACGGGGTGAGCGCGGTGAAGGCCAAGACCAAGATCACGCAGGCCAAGGCGTCGGAGAAGGCGGAGGCGGCCACGGCGAGGTCGCACGCGGAGCGGGAGCTGGCGCACGAGCGCGGCAAGGCCAAGGTGGCCGCGGCAAAGATGGAGCTGCACCAGGACAAGGCGCTCCACCGGGAGGAGGCCATGGAGCACCGCATCCAcaagcacggcggcggcggcggccgccaccACCACAAGCACGGGGTCGGCATCGTGGCCGCGCCCCCGCCGGTGGCCGGGGCGTACcaccctcctcccgccgccggtggCCACTACTACTGA
- the LOC119330636 gene encoding late embryogenesis abundant protein 6-like: MQAAKEKVKDGVSAVKAKTKIAQAKASEKAEAATARSHAERELAHERGKAKVAAAKMELHQDKVLHREEAIEHRIHKHGGHGHHHHKHGVGIVAAPAPAPGAGAYYSTAARHHY, translated from the coding sequence ATGCAGGCGGCGAAGGAGAAGGTGAAGGACGGGGTGAGCGCGGTGAAGGCCAAGACCAAGATCGCGCAGGCCAAGGCGTCGGAGAAGGCGGAGGCGGCCACGGCGAGGTCGCACGCGGAGCGGGAGCTGGCGCACGAGCGCGGCAAGGCCAAGGTCGCCGCCGCCAAGATGGAGCTGCACCAGGACAAGGTCCTACACCGGGAGGAGGCCATCGAGCACCGCATCCACAAGCACGGCggccacggccaccaccaccacaagCACGGCGTCGGCATCGTGGCCGCGCCCGCGCCGGCGCCCGGGGCAGGGGCGTACTACTCTACTGCTGCACGTCACCACTACTAG